A DNA window from Trichosurus vulpecula isolate mTriVul1 chromosome 2, mTriVul1.pri, whole genome shotgun sequence contains the following coding sequences:
- the LOC118835387 gene encoding C-factor-like: MALGTCRAVLITGCNRGIGLGLVRGFLARSPSPDLVIATCRHPDQAQELQHLKEQHRNLRVLQLDVLCENSIKKAVQETETLVGEQGLNCLINNAGINRIATLDSVTAQDMRTVYETNTVAQLMVSKEFLPLLRKAACQDTIMGIHRAAIINMSSCTASMQQFRQFRKSELVYPYRIAKTALNMITCCLAADLISDGILCISMNPGWVKTDMGGSKAPLQLKESIPGILNVLANLRDKDHGTFLDWRGEVLPW, translated from the exons ATGGCACTTGGGACATGCCGAGCGGTTCTCATCACCGGCTGCAACCGCGGCATCGGCCTGGGCCTAGTGCGAGGGTTCCTGGCTCGGAGCCCCTCTCCGGACCTGGTCATCGCCACCTGCCGCCACCCGGATCAAGCGCAG GAACTCCAGCATCTGAAAGAGCAGCATCGGAATCTTCGAGTCCTACAGTTGG ATGTCTTGTGTGAAAACAGCATCAAGAAGGCGGTTCAGGAAACGGAGACCCTGGTGGGGGAACAAGGCCTTAACTGTCTCATCAACAATGCCGGCATCAACAGGATTGCCACCCTGGACAGCGTCACAGCCCAGGACATGCGGACCGTCTATGAGACCAACACCGTAGCCCAACTCATGGTCAGCAAG GAGTTTCTCCCGCTCCTGAGGAAGGCTGCGTGCCAAGACACCATCATGGGCATTCACCGGGCCGCCATCATCAACATGTCATCCTGCACCGCTTCTATGCAGCAGTTCCGTCAGTTCAGGAAATCCGAGTTAGTGTACCCTTACAGGATAGCCAAG ACGGCCCTCAATATGATCACCTGCTGCCTAGCTGCCGATCTGATATCTGATGGGATCCTCTGCATCTCCATGAATCCAGGCTGGGTCAAGACGGACATGGGGGGGAGCAAG GCTCCCCTGCAATTAAAAGAGTCCATCCCAGGGATTCTCAATGTCTTGGCCAATCTCAGAgataaggaccatgggaccttccTGGACTGGAGAGGAGAGGTGCTCCCCTGGTAG